Proteins encoded together in one Leptospira meyeri window:
- a CDS encoding cation-translocating P-type ATPase: MPSIPKQISEYILMGLTQEQVKKNRTKYGANEISSSKKKGIFQMFIGVVTEPMILLLISISIVYLLLGDRGEALLLLLSVVGIITITFYQEKKTETAISALRSLASPRTNVIRDKQIIRIEGKDVVYDDLLILNEGDRVPADCELISDRMFSCDESLLTGESVPVSKSQSQSVFCGSLVVSGEGVCRVNAVGNHTEIGKIGRKIADETVGRTLLEIEVARLVRNLFIVAASLCVILALYFGIVKSQWLHGLLSGLTLAIGLMPEELPLVLTIFFALGAFRLSTKNVLVRRSSIIETLGAATVLCSDKTGTITQNKMKVGIVVTKSETVTLHPESNLSEDVNKLLQIAYCASKHPSFDPMDIAISDCLVSFHEVEDSALLSVKDFPLTPDHLTMVRVIKEKNVYHSYAKGSPEAIFDLCQFDSIESNFWITKTNELAKDGYRVLGVAKSKTPALDVPEDRKHVEYLFYGLLAFLDPIREIVPLAVKTAYDSGIRVIMITGDYPETAKNIADQIGLKDSHLVYTGKTLASLNKAELQSVIRTCNIFSRVSPEDKWRIVRMLKADGQIVAMTGDGVNDAPALRTANIGVAMGERGTDVAREAADIVLLDDSFSSILESVRIGRQIFDNLKKALGYLIGVHIPIVGITFLPIIFDWPIVVLSAIHIVFMEMVIDPTCTIVFERESQESDLMKRKPRETSEPLLDRELFINSLIQGAISLLSVVSSYWITELFLKGNSGPQVVSTATFVTLVFSNLFLILANRSLHESMWSRMRIPNPIIRLVFAGTIGVLFLSMYLPGLNDMFHFVPLNFVQFSSAILVAFIGVLFYDMTKVLVSKLLRG; the protein is encoded by the coding sequence ATGCCTTCGATTCCAAAACAAATTTCAGAATACATCCTTATGGGTTTAACCCAGGAACAGGTTAAAAAAAACCGCACCAAATATGGTGCCAATGAAATCAGCTCTTCAAAGAAGAAAGGGATTTTTCAGATGTTCATTGGGGTCGTTACAGAACCAATGATTCTGCTTCTCATTTCCATCAGCATCGTTTATTTGCTTTTGGGTGATCGGGGTGAGGCACTTTTGTTGTTACTTTCTGTTGTCGGTATCATCACGATCACTTTTTATCAAGAGAAAAAAACAGAAACTGCTATCTCTGCTTTACGTTCTCTTGCAAGTCCAAGAACCAATGTCATTCGAGACAAACAAATCATTCGTATTGAAGGAAAAGATGTCGTTTATGATGATTTATTGATTTTGAACGAAGGGGATAGGGTTCCTGCCGATTGCGAGTTAATCTCCGATCGGATGTTTTCTTGTGATGAGTCTTTGTTAACCGGAGAGTCAGTCCCTGTTTCCAAATCGCAGTCCCAATCTGTTTTTTGTGGTTCGTTAGTTGTTAGTGGAGAGGGCGTTTGTCGAGTGAATGCTGTTGGGAATCACACAGAAATTGGAAAAATTGGACGTAAAATTGCGGATGAAACCGTTGGCCGAACATTACTCGAAATAGAGGTTGCACGTCTTGTGCGTAATTTATTCATTGTAGCGGCTTCTTTATGTGTCATTCTTGCTCTTTATTTCGGAATTGTAAAGAGCCAATGGTTGCATGGTCTTCTTTCTGGTTTGACGTTGGCAATCGGTTTGATGCCCGAGGAATTACCATTGGTTTTAACCATATTTTTTGCCTTAGGTGCTTTCCGTTTGAGTACGAAAAATGTATTGGTTAGGCGATCTTCTATTATCGAAACGTTAGGTGCAGCTACAGTTCTTTGTTCCGATAAAACAGGCACGATTACACAAAATAAAATGAAAGTTGGGATTGTTGTTACGAAATCCGAAACTGTCACTTTGCATCCAGAATCAAATCTTTCTGAAGATGTAAATAAACTATTACAAATTGCTTATTGTGCATCTAAACATCCGAGTTTTGATCCGATGGATATTGCAATTTCCGATTGTTTGGTTTCTTTTCATGAAGTAGAAGATTCGGCACTATTGTCTGTAAAGGATTTTCCTTTAACGCCTGACCATTTAACAATGGTTCGTGTAATAAAAGAAAAAAATGTCTACCATAGTTATGCTAAGGGTTCACCTGAGGCAATTTTTGATTTATGTCAATTTGATTCTATAGAATCAAATTTTTGGATAACAAAAACCAATGAATTGGCAAAAGACGGATATCGAGTTCTTGGTGTTGCCAAATCAAAAACGCCAGCTTTGGATGTTCCGGAAGATAGAAAACATGTTGAATATTTATTTTATGGGCTCCTAGCATTTTTAGATCCCATTCGTGAGATTGTTCCTTTGGCAGTTAAAACAGCATACGATTCCGGAATACGTGTGATTATGATTACTGGGGATTATCCAGAAACAGCCAAAAATATTGCAGACCAAATTGGATTAAAAGATTCGCATTTGGTTTATACAGGAAAGACATTGGCAAGTTTGAATAAAGCGGAACTGCAATCTGTCATCCGAACTTGTAATATATTTTCCAGGGTAAGCCCAGAAGACAAATGGCGAATCGTTCGTATGCTAAAAGCGGATGGGCAGATTGTTGCCATGACAGGGGATGGTGTGAATGATGCTCCTGCTTTGCGTACTGCCAATATTGGTGTTGCAATGGGGGAAAGAGGAACTGATGTGGCACGTGAAGCTGCCGACATTGTTTTGTTAGATGATTCTTTTTCTTCTATTTTGGAGTCAGTAAGGATTGGAAGACAAATTTTTGATAACTTAAAAAAAGCATTAGGATACTTGATTGGAGTTCATATTCCAATTGTCGGTATTACTTTTTTGCCCATTATTTTTGATTGGCCCATTGTTGTTTTATCGGCCATTCATATTGTATTTATGGAAATGGTTATTGATCCCACTTGTACAATTGTATTTGAAAGAGAATCGCAAGAATCTGATCTGATGAAAAGAAAACCGCGCGAAACTTCAGAACCGCTTTTGGATCGAGAATTATTTATCAATTCTTTGATCCAAGGAGCCATTTCTTTGTTATCCGTTGTGTCATCGTATTGGATCACAGAGTTGTTTTTGAAAGGAAACTCAGGCCCTCAGGTTGTGAGCACGGCGACTTTTGTTACATTAGTATTTTCGAATTTGTTCTTGATCCTTGCCAATCGTTCGCTCCATGAGTCGATGTGGAGTCGGATGCGGATACCTAATCCAATCATTCGTTTAGTTTTTGCGGGGACAATTGGGGTGCTTTTTTTGTCTATGTATTTGCCCGGTTTG